From a region of the Cervus canadensis isolate Bull #8, Minnesota chromosome Y, ASM1932006v1, whole genome shotgun sequence genome:
- the LOC122436371 gene encoding collagen alpha-1(I) chain-like has translation MIFLVSKFQPPGSVGVRPSPAPAEPSASGPPARPRAPPWCPHSALARQVQPPAGPVSPPALAGRLALSSLKTLRAPPASRTHAKSRAPAAWLPAPSSLPRTPLPGGRRSSAKGRPAALAGNRTRVNCLEGSYAHHYTTNAAQPGPPPDAGPGLAPAHSRRSRRRIPAPTPRQREALRRRRRHQQPTSNAIRASSTQRPGSTGPTAPGRRSRGLAAPRPFAPRRGPRTPPPSPPGGNAGHAASSSQLAKALLHRALGEATSHDDRGTREPAACRRHGALPRRAGREPRSPLRQPLWAGGPQDPAMVGQGRGVAKEAVAPPWRPSARRRQRAQAGGLHRRTEETKGPWGPGGRTESHRGHQKGCVASPSGNRTPVSRVTGGDTHHYTNEDGGDRPAARPLSGSRAACPRLPRAHHGPRPDRPPNQPPRSQRRPATPTRTRTPRGTGHSSCAPPLASNAAIPPGEGGPRRQARLRGHGGRAPARVWRAGARGRRGRPAKGRAGSGARPAAQPGASAGPVAHPRQTAACLPGAAHRAARHGRRGSRRVGSQPGERPRARPGPPSGWPSGLRRCVQVAVSPGGVGSNPTPDKPAFWPAGQTHPSSPRHSLSPHTPAPRHQEPSVLLSAAFLPRCLRLQLLLLFRPPRLRLAHPRPPSHSQGPTPPHPRRADARGPAPGGEPSSLRGRRDFCLLNGQLALAALLPRPPPAAPPPPGTLSSAPAPPARLRHPATPRRPSPPALPARGLLRALHASPPCGLGRATPACLPPGTRATHPCCGPANTGLPCTNPSREGRSAGVGAEALRARPAQPQAPSPRPGPRRHRARSRGEGGGKPPPGPEPSAAWRAPCLSRQPPSQEPLCPRAPPHHHHHPPCQSGAPVSAVAPLGAAAGAPRGVALPRSRASSTGRARGPGPRPQWHAPSRPCRKASPPEGFWVGTRQVAERDVGARPRRPRSACPRRRRRLLAPSGDTDSVAAAVVGAEGAGPAEWAGGPPPRGPSESAAPWGPARARTLALRSAARRLLLGWSRQMPTGRAVSSDGRVLASASGAASGGGGHRCMGGSVVEFSPATREARVRFPAHATPASPFGPALQCQSRARSARSKALKGALLQPLAATCRPLPLPRSCPRPPPPPHTALLPSRCGPKPCGLSRPCAQTPPLWLLASSPGPSRWLTDCAGRHTPPLAAAGPTSSPFPTSVSKLPGSLSPHSENQSPSVCTARSKEVATSGKDTSLFPGGSLEHQLAGGVPQKSTRSRPWAQIGFQQQRPHHLTHHPLP, from the exons ATGATATTCCTGGTCTCCAAATTTCA accaccagggagcgTCGGGGTTCGGCCCTCGCCTGCTCCTGCCGAACCCAGCGCCTCcgggccgcccgcccgcccgcgcgcGCCACCGTGGTGCCCACACTCGGCCTTGGCAAGGCAAGTCCAGCCGCCCGCCGGCCCTGTCAGTCCGCCTGCCCTGGCGGGCCGTCTTGCTCTCAGCAGCCTCAAAACACTGCGCGCGCCACCGGCTTCTCGCACACACGCCAAAAGCCGCGCGCCAGCTGCCTGGCTCCCTGCTCCCAGCTCTCTGCCCCGAACGCCCCTGCCGGGAGGGCGGCGGAGCTCAGCAAAAGGTCGGCCCGCTGCGTTGgccgggaatcgaacccgggtcaactgcttggaaggcagctatgctcaCCACTATACCACCAACGCTGCTCAGCCCGGGCCGCCGCCAGACGCCGGCCCCGGGCTCGCCCCAGCACACTctcgccgcagccgccgccgcatCCCTGCCCCGACGCCCCGTCAGCGGGAGGCTCTGCGCCGCCGCCGGCGCCACCAGCAGCCCACCAGCAACGCCATCCGCGCCAGCTCTACGCAGCGGCCGGGGTCCACCGGCCCCACCGCCCCGGGGCGGCGCTCCCGCGGCCTTGCGGCCCCCCGGCCGTTCGCTCCCCGCCGCGGCCCGCGAACGCCTCCGCCCTCACCCCCGGGGGGCAACGCGGGGCACGCGGCTTCCAGCAGCCAGCTGGCCAAAGCCCTTCTCCACCGTGCGCTGGGCGAGGCCACTTCCCACGACGACAGGGGGACACGGGAGCCAGCCGCCTGCAGGCGTCACGGCGCTCTGCCGCGCCGCGCCGGTCGCGAGCCTAGGAGCCCACTGAGGCAGCCCCTGTGGGCGGGCGGGCCGCAAGATCCGGCTATGGTCGGGCAAGGCCGTGGGGTGGCCAAGGAGGCCGTGGCTCCGCCGTGGCGACCGAGCGCCCGGCGACGACAGAGGGCTCAGGCTGGAGGGCTGCACCG GCGGACGGAGGAGACGAAGGGCCCTTGGGGGCCAGGCGGCAGGACAGAGAGCCACCGCGGCCACCAAAAAGGCTGTGTTGCCTCCCCGTCGGggaatcgaaccccggtctcccgcgtGACAGGCGGGGATACTCACCACTATACTAACGAGGACGGCGGCGACCGCCCTGCCGCCCGGCCCCTCTCGGGCTCTCGGGCTGCCTGCCCACGCCTCCCCCGTGCCCACCACGGGCCCCGACCCGACCGCCCACCAAACCAACCGCCTCGGTCACAGAGGCGGCCCGCGACCCCGACACGGACCCGGACCCCCCGGGGCACTGGACACTCCTCGTGCGCGCCGCCTCTTGCCTCTAACGCGGCCATTCCGCCGGGAGAAGGGGGTCCGAGAAGGCAAGCGAGGCTGCGAGGACACGGTGGGCGCGCGCCGGCCCGCGTCTGGCGAGCAGGGGCGCGGGGGAGGAGGGGACGGCCCGCCAAGGGCCGGGCTGGGTCCGGGGCGCGACCGGCGGCGCAGCCAGGCGCCTCGGCCGGCCCCGTCGCTCACCCACGCCAGACGGCCGCCTGCCTGCCTGGCGCGGCGCACCGCGCGGCCCGCCACGGGCGCCGGGGCTCGCGCCGCGTCGGGTCTCAGCCAGGCGAGCGGCCACGCGCCCGCCCAGGCCCGCCGTCAGGATGGCCGAGCGGTCTAAGGCGCTGCGTTCAGGTCGCAGTCTCCCCTGGAGGCGTGGGTTCGAATCCCACTCCTGACAAGCCAGCCTTTTGGCCCGCCGGACAAACGCACCCGTCCTCCCCGCGCCACAGCCTTTCTCCACACAcgcccgccccccgccaccaGGAACCTTCAGTCCTTCTCAGCGCAGCTTTCCTCCCCAGGTGTCTgcggctgcagctgctgctgcttttccGGCCTCCCCGCCTGCGCCTCGCGCACCCTCGCCCACCCTCCCACTCGCaaggccccaccccgccccacccccgtcGCGCCGACGCACGCGGCCCCGCGCCGGGTGGCGAGCCCTCCTCGCTTCGCGGGCGCCGCGACTTCTGCCTGCTGAACGGCCAACTCGCTCTCGCAGCCTTGCTTCCACGTCCGCCCCCGGCCGCTCCCCCTCCGCCCGGCACCCTGTCGTCCGCGCCCGCGCCGCCGGCCCGCCTGCGCCACCCAGCCACACCCAGGCGGCCGAGCCCCCCCGCCTTGCCCGCCAGGGGGCTGCTGCGTGCCCTCCACGCTTCTCCGCCTTGCGGCCTCGGCCGGGCCACACCTGCCTGCCTCCCGCCCGGGACGCGCGCCACGCACCCTTGCTGCGGGCCGGCGAACACCGGCCTTCCGTGCACgaacccgtcccgggaagggcgCTCGGCTGGGGTGGGAGCGGAAGCCCTGCGTGCCCGTCCAGCCCAGCCACAGGCGCCCAGCCCGCGCCCCGGCCCTCGGCGCCACCGCGCCCGTtcccggggggaggggggggggaagCCGCCGCCCGGGCCGGAGCCAAGCGCGGCCTGGCGTGCTCCCTGCCTCAGCCGGCAGCCCCCGAGCCAGGAGCCGCTCTGCCCAAGGGCccctcctcaccaccaccaccaccccccctgcCAGAGCGGAGCGCCCGTGAGCGCCGTCG CGCCGCtcggggcggcggcgggggcgcccCGGGGAGTCGCGCTCCCGCGCTCGCGAGCATCCAGCACAGGCCGAGCCCGGGGTCCCGGCCCCCGCCCGCAATGGCACGCTCCATCCCGCCCCTGCCGGAAAGCCAGCCCGCCAGAGGGGTTTTGGGTCGGGACCCGGCAGGTCGCTGAGAGGGACGTCGGCGCGCGGCCGCGGCGACCACGCAGCGCCTGCCCACGCAGACGGCGTCGGCTCCTGGCCCCCTCGGGCGACACCGACAGCGTCGCGGCGGCCGTGGTCGGCGCAGAAGGCGCGGGACCGGCCGAGTGGGCCGGCGGCCCGCCGCCCCGGGGTCCCTCCGAGAGCGCCGCGCCCTGGGGTCCTGCACGTGCCCGGACCCTGGCTTTGAGGTCGGCCGCCCGTCGTCTCCTGCTCGGATGGAGCAGACAGATGCCCACTGGGCGAGCGGTGAGCAGTGACGGGCGGGTGTTGGCCAGCGCCTCTGGGGCGGCGTCGGGCGGCGGCGGCCACCGGTGcatgggtggttcagtggtagaattctcGCCTGCCAcgcgggaggcccgggttcgattcccggcCCATGCAACCCCAGCGTCCCCTTTTGGTCCCGCACTGCAGTGCCAGAGCCGAGCTAGGTCTGCCCGCTCCAAGGCGCTCAAGGGAGCGCTCCTGCAACCGCTGGCTGCTACCTGCCGCCCGCTGCCTCTCCCACGCAGCTGCCCAcgaccccccccgcccccacacacggCCCTGCTGCCAAGCCGCTGTGGCCCCAAGCCCTGCGGGCTCAGCCGCCCGTGTGCCCAGACACCTCCCTTGTGGTTGCTGGCTTCCTCACCCGGACCCAGCCGGTGGCTCACGGATTGCGCTGGAAGGCACACCCCACCTCTGGCAGCCGCCGGCCCCACCTCTTCACCCTTCCCAACGTCTGTCTCCAAGCTCCCTGGCTCACTCTCGCCACACTCCGAGAATCAATCACCCTCCGTTTGCACAGCCAGGAGCAAGGAAGTTGCCACATCTGGCAAGGATACCTCCCTTTTCCCTGGAGGGTCCCTGGAGCATCAGCTTGCAGGAGGAGTTCCTCAGAAGTCCACACGCTCCCGGCCCTGGGCCCAGATCGGTTTCCAACAGCAACGCCCTCACCACCTCAcacaccaccccctcccctga